GACAGACTTTTGACTCTCTTTATAATCGGGTTTATGAGTTGCGGAGCAAGACTTCCCGTGTATGTTCTCTTCGCGGGTGCATTTTTTTCAGAGAGTATGGCAGGGAATGTTCTTTTTGCTATCTATATAACCGGTGCTATGCTTGGACTTTTTGCCGCAAAAATACTTAAGCTGACTGCTTTTAAAGGTATAGACGAGCCGTTTGTTATGGAGATGCCAAAATATAGACTTCCCTCAGTTAAGCTTATTTGGCATACAGTTGTTACAAAAACTTTGATGTATTTGAAAAAAGCCGGTACTTTTATTGCGGCGGCTTCAATGCTTATATGGTTTTTAAGCAATTATCCCCATAATTTAAAACTCAAAGAAGAGTATGGCAAAAAAATTGAAAATGCTATAAATGAAGATGAAAAAAAAGAGCTTGCAAACAGACTCTCAGAAGCTAATTTGGAACAGAGTTATCTGGGCAAAATCGGCAAGTTTTCAGAGCCGATTTTTGCACCGCTTGGATTTGACTGGAAAATGAGCGTGGCTCTTCAAACCGGACTTGCCGCAAAAGAGGTAGTTGTTTCAACACTTGGTGTTTTATATGCTTTGGGCAAGGATATAAATGAAGAAAATAACAGTTCTTTAAAAGAGATAATATCTAAAAATATTCCGTTTCCCTCAGCTGTTGCATTTATAGTGGTAGTAATGATATATCTTCCGTGTTTGGCGGCTTCGGTCGTATTTACGCGTGAAGCCGGCGGTATAAAATACTTCTTTTATCTTCTGGCATTAACATCCGCAGTAGCATATACGCTTGCATTTATAGCGTTTAATGTTACATCTATGTTTTATAGCTAGGGTGTCTTTTACTTAATCGGAATTTGAAAAAATAAATTTTAGATATAATTGTTTTATGAAAGAAAAGGAGTCTAACTTGCCAACTTTGCTGGACATAAACGGTTTTAAATTTTGAGCATGAGCCAAAACATATTCATGTGATGAGAGGCAATGGATTTGCTAAAGAAAACAAAAAAGAGTTTGAAAGGATTTGGAATGAGTGGTTTAATTAAGGGTAAAGAAGTACATTTTGACGATGCCTATCTGCATGTAAAACTTGATGATGATAGGATAATATCTACACCCATGGATTGGTATAAACCATTAAAAAATGCGACATTGGCACAACTTAAAAACTATAAGTTAATATGCCTAAATAGCGGTATAGAATGGGAAGAATTGGATTATCATTTGAGCATAGAGAGTATGTTTTATATTTCTCAAAGTAATGCGGCTTAAAGTTTCTTTTTAATAGAGTTCTTGCAGTTTTGCAAGAACTCTAATCTCATTAACCACTTATTAGTTGATATCTGTTAAGATTCATCTATGAAAAAAATATTAATGATTGAAGATGACTTGGAGTTGGCGGAGATATTAACAGAATATCTTGGGCAGTTTAAGTTTGAGGTTGTCACAGAGGACGACCCTTTTAAAGCGGTAAGTATATTAAAGTTAGAACCGTTCGACTTGGTTATTTTAGATTTAACCTTGCCGGGTATGGATGGTTTAGAGGTTTGCGAAGCAATTCGCGAGAGACAGGATATCCCTATCATCATCTCATCGGCTAGAAGCGATGTTACCGATAAGGTAAAGGCACTTGAACTTGGGGCTGACGATTATATTCCAAAGCCGTATGACCCGAGGGAGCTTGAGGCTAGAATCCACTCTGTTTTAAGACGATACGAAGCAAAATCGCAACAAAAAGAGGAATCAAAGAGCGATTTTAAATGTGATACTTCGTCTATGATGATTACATACAAGGGTAGAAACATCGACCTTACAAATGCAGAGTTTGGAATTTTGTCATATATGATTGCGAAGCAGGGACTTGTCGTTTCAAGAGAAGATTTGATTCATAATGTAAATGCTATAAATGAAGACTCTTCAAACAAGAGTATTGATGTTATGGTCGGCAGAATTAGAAATAAACTCGGAGATAAATCTCTTATCGAATCCGTTAGAGGTGTGGGTTATAAACTTCTTAAATAATTGTCATTGTTTTAGGAGATAAACCAATGCGTCAACATGCCGTTTTAATAACTGTTTTATTTGCACTCACTGTTACTTTGGTGAGTGTGAGTATAGTATTTTGGAAGTTTTTTCAACTCAATAAACAGCACTATATAGATCATATTTTTACAAAACATGCAATAATCACTCAAATATTTCGTCAACATGAACAAGAAGTGACTTCTCAAATTATGCTAGAAGCAAATCTGGCAATATATGATTTTGTGCTTGAAAAAGATAGAAAAGTCATAGATGTTATTTTAAAAAATGCAAAAGTTTTAAAGAAAAAAGATTTTAAAAGTATTGATGCCTCATTAATGCTCTCAGAAAAAGGTCTTTACACTAAAAAAGTTGTTACCGAGTTAAAAGCCAATATGTTGGAGTTCAATCAAAAGATATATTTTTATCTCGAATCTCCTTCCTCTTCCGTGCTTATCCTTGATGAAGAGTTAAAACCGTATAAATATTGGAGCGTTGCTTACGCATATTTGCTGATAATAGCGATACTCACCTTTTCGTTTGCATTGATTTTACAAAAGCTGCGTCCGCTTATCAGACTTAGAAAGAAAATCGCACTTTACGGTAACGGAGATATGAATGTCTCTTTTAAAACAAAAGGGTGCGATGAAATTTCACTGATTTCAAATGAGCTTGAATCAACAAGAGAGAAGATTAATAATATTTTAGATTCACGAACTCTCTTTCTAAGAAATATTATGCATGAGCTTAAAACTCCTATTGCAAAGGGAACAATTGCGACTCAAATGTTAGAATCTCAAAAACAAAGAGATAGGTTTAGTTCTATTTTCGGTCGCTTGGAGTCACTGATTAATGAATTTGCACTTATAGAGGAAGTCACAAGTTTAGGAGATAAAACTGAGGTTAAAGAGTACCGTTTGGTAGATATAATAGACGGTGCCATTGATATGGCGATGATAGAGAGAAGCAGCGTGACAATTGAAGTTGATGCAACGCATAAAATTAATGTAAACTATAGATTATATACAACAGCTATTAAAAATATGATAGACAACGGTATCAAATATTCAACAGATGCGCATGTAAAGATTTTAATAAAAAACAATGAACTCTCTTTTGAAAGCAAAGGAGCGTGCATAGCACATCCTTTGCAGTATTATATAGAGCCGTTTACTAAAGACAATCCGTCAAAAAATAGTTTCGGACTAGGACTATATCTTGTTGATTCTATTTTAAAAGCCCACGGGCAAGTCTTAGCGCATGAGTATGAAAACGGTCTTAACCGTTTCATATTTGTATAAATTTTAAGTCTAAATGATTAGGATGAACAGTTATATGAAAAAATCGACAATCGCTTTTTTTGCAATATATTTTTTTATTTTCGGTTGGATAAGCCATACATTATATCAAGGTGTGCAAAAAGAGACCAAGACAAAAACATTAAAAAAGATAAAAGATGGCGGAGTTCTTAATGTTGCGCTATTAAATTCATCCTCTACATACTACATTGGCTCAGACGGATCAAAAGGTTTTGAATATGATCTTCTTGATGCCTATTCGAAACATTTGGGAGTTAAGTTAAATATTACTACCGCAAATACTACAAAAGAGGCGCTTGAGCTTAGTAAAAATCCTGATATTCACATTACTTCCGCAGCACTCTCTAAAACCAAAGAAAGAGAGAAGATTTTTAATTTCGGACCATCATATTTTGAAGCTCAAGAGCAAGTCGTTTGTCATAAAAAAATGATGTTAAACGGAAAATTTCCAAATAATGTCGATGATTTAACGGGACTAAAAATTGTTGTAGGAGAAGGTACAAGCTATAATGAAACCATAGAACTGTTAAAAGCAGAAGGGCTTGATATAAATGCAACATACACATCCGAGTATTCAACTGAAGAGTTAATTGCGCAAGTAGACTCCAGTGAGATAGACTGCACCATAGTAGATTCAAATATATATGTACTAAATCAGCGCTATTTTCCAAATATAGCACTTGCATTTGATATAAGCAACAGAACGCAGCAAGCATGGGTTTTAGCTCAAGATATAACAGAACTCAAAGAGGATATGTACTCTTGGTTAAACTCTTTTAGTCAAAGCGGAGATATGGCAAGACTCAAGGACCGTTACTATAGTTATGTCCTGTTTTTCAATTATAACGATACTGCAATGTTTAACGAAAAAGCAAAAACCGTATTGCCGAAATATGAAAAATATTTTCAAGAGGCTTCTACAAAGTATGAAATTCCTTTTTCATTATTGGCATCATTGTCATATCAAGAGTCGCATTGGAATGAAAATGCAAGAAGCGATACGGGAGTAAGAGGACTTATGATGCTTACCCAAGATACCGCAGAACATCTAGGAGTGCGAGACAGAGTAGATCCTAAGCAGAGTATATTAGGCGGAGCAAAACATTTAAATCAAATAATGAAAGCCGTTTCAAACGAAGTGGTCGGAGAAGATCGTCTTAAGTTTGCGCTTGTTGCTTACAACATCGGTGAAGCACATGTTTTAGATGCCCAAAAATTAGCGCAGCAGATAGGATTAAACCAAAACAGCTGGGCTGATTTGAAAAAAGTGTTGCCGCTTCTTTCTCAGAAAAAGTATCATACGACATTAAAACACGGATATGCAAGAGGCAGTGAAGCGGTTAAATATGTTGAAGCGGTATATAGCTATATGGATATCTTACAAAAAAACAGCGGTGAAAAATCATTAAACAAGGCAGGGGTAAAAAACCCTTAGCCTTAACTCTTAATCTTAAAGGGAAGCACCCTCTTTGCCGTCAGCTAAAGAGCTTAAAAAACTCTCCATGTCATACTTGACTCTATACTCCGGTGTCATAATGTGTATAAGAATATCGCCCAAATCAACGACAATCCAGTCACTGCTCTCATCGACATTGTTAAATTTTTCTGCCGGTTTTAGTTCATTTTTTAGATGATCAAGCAGAGCCGTCGTATGTCTTGAACCGAGTGATGATGCAATAATCGCATAATCAACAAAGTAATTCTTCTCTCTAAGATCAAAAACTTCAATATTTTCTGCTTTGTTTTTGTCTAAAACTTCCGTTATTTTTTCTATTCTGTTTTGCACTTGTTTTCCTTAATGCCAAATTTTATTCGGTATAAAAATTATATATCTCTTTTGCACACTTTTTGGGCAGCTTTGAAATTTCAATCTTTTCTCTAAGTTTTGTCGATGAAACTTTTTCATTAACATTTAGCCTTAAAAACTCTTGTGAAATTTCAATCCCGTCTCTGGGAACTACGATAAAAGTAACTAAATCCCTAAGCTCATTATATCTATGCCACTCGTGAAGTGAAGCAAGATTGTCGGCACCGATTACAAGGTATATCTTTTTATAACTTTTTAAAAGATGTTTAACCGTTTCAATAGTAGGTACTTTTTTCTCTTGAAGAACTTCATACTCTGAGACTTCAACATTTTTATAGTCGCTAAAAATCTCTTTTAGCCATTTTACTCTAAGAGATGCCGAAGCATAAAATTGAGATTTAAACGGATTTAAAAATGTCGGCATCACTATAACTTTGTCAATATCTTTGAACTCCCTCAAAGCCTCAACAATAGCCGTATGACCGATATGCGGCGGGTCAAAAGAGCCGCCAAAAAGTGCGATTGTATCCATATTTAAAGCGAATTATAACTAAGTTTAGGTAAAATTGCCCAATTTTTATTTTAATTAGGAAATATAATGGCATTAAAAATAGCAATTAACGGATTTGGTAGAATCGGTCGCTGTGTGGCTCGAATAGCTGCAATGAGGGATGATGTAGAAATTGTAGCTATAAACGATACGGCAAGTATGGATATGATGCTATATCTTCTTAAAAACGACTCCGTTCACGGGACATTTAGCAGCAGCGTAGAACAGCTTGATGATGAAAATATCAGCATTAACGGTAAAAATATCAGAGTTTTTAGCGATCGCGATCCAAAAAATTTAAAATTTGCCGAGTGCGGTGCAGAGATAGTTTTAGAGTGTACGGGTGTGTTTTTAAGTCAAGAAGATGCGCAGATTCACATCGATAACGGCATAAAAAAAGTTCTCTTCTCTGCTCCTGCAAAAGATGATACGCCTACATTCGTTATGGGTGTGAATGAGCATCTTTACGCAGGGCAAAGCATCGTTTCTAATGCTTCTTGTACCACAAACTGCCTTGGACCTATCGCAAAAGTGCTTGATGATGCTTTTGGAATCCAAAAAGGGCTTATGACGACTATTCACTCATACACTAATGACCAAAATATTTTGGATGTAAAGCACTCAAAAGATAAACGCCGCGCCCGCGCCGGAGCTATAAATATGATTCCGACAACAACGGGTGCCGCAAAAGCGATTGGTTTGGTTCTTCCTCAGCTTCAAGGCAAACTTCACGGACAAAGCGTCCGCGTTCCTACGCCGAATGTTTCTATGGTGGACTTGAATGTCGTAGTAAATAAAAAAACAACAAAACAAGAGATAAATGCCGTTATGAATGAAGCTGCAAATACAACTTTAAAAGGTATTCTTCTGATAGATAAAGAGATGAGAGTTTCCCAAGACTTCGTCGGATGTGAATACAGCTCAATCGTTGCGGAGGATTTAACTCAGGTAATTGACGGCGACATGGTAAAAGTTATGGCATGGTACGACAATGAGTGGGGATACTCGACAAGACTTATAGATATGGCTCTGCACATATCCAAGTAGAACTAACACTTTGTTAAAATAAAATTTTTGGAGACATATGGAACTTTTAAATATAAAAAATTTGGATTTAGCGGGTAAAAAAGTTTTTATTCGATGTGATTTTAATGTCCCGATGGATGAGTTCGGAAACATATCCGATGACCGCCGTATCCGTTCGGCGCTCTCTACCATCAACTATTGTTTAGACCACGGTTGTGCGGTTGTTTTGGCATCCCACCTCGGTCGTCCGGACGGACAGGTTGTTGCTAAGTACTCACTGCTTCCGGTGGCTAGAAGAATTCACCATCTGCTAAAGAGAGAAGTAGCGCTTGCGCAAGATGTTATAGGAGAAGATGCACTAAGCAAAGCTGCTGCGCTCAAATCGGGTGAAGTTCTTCTTCTTGAAAATCTTCGTTATGAAGAGGGTGAGACAAAAAATGATGCAGAGTTGTCAAAAAAATTGGCATCTATGGCAGATTTTTACATAAATGACGCTTTTGGCGTAAGTCACAGAGCACACTCTTCGGTTGAGGGGATAACTCACTATTTTGACAACAAACATAAAGCAGCCGGTTTTTTACTGCAAAAAGAGATAGAGTTTTTAGGTAAAATCATACAAAATCCCGTTCGCCCGTTTGCAGCCATTATAGGCGGTTCAAAAGTTTCCGGCAAACTTGAAGCGTTGATTAACTTGCTTCCTAGAGTCGATAAAGTATTAATCGGCGGGGGAATGGCATTTACATTCTTGAAAAAACTCGGGTATGACATAGGCGCTTCACTGGTAGAGGATGATCTGCTTGAAGAAGCGGGGCGAGTTATGCAAGAGGCTACTAGACTGGGAGTTAAATTTTATCTTCCGGTAGATGTCGTAGCGGCGGAGAAGTTTTCGGAAGATGCTATAAGCAAGCTGGTTTCCGTTCAAGAGATACCTGAGGGATGGATGGGCTTGGATATCGGACCTGCAACCGTAAGACTATACAGAGAGGTTCTAAGTGATGTACAGACTGTTCTTTGGAATGGACCTATGGGCGTTTACGAGATGGATAGATTTGCACGCGGCTCAAACAAAATAGCTAATTTTGTAGCCGACAGCTATGCAACGACGATTGTCGGCGGCGGAGATACTGCCGACCTTGTTCAAAGAATCGGCGTAGATGACGAGATGACTTTTATCTCAACAGGCGGAGGTGCTTCGTTAGAGCTATTAGAGGGTAAAATTTTGCCGGGTGTAGCATCTTTAATGATTGAAGAGGATTGATTTTGATAATTGCAGCGAATTTAAAAACAAATCTGACACGAGAAAAAAGTGTTAAGTATATAAAAGAGGTAGAAAATTTTTTAGAAAAAAATAGTATCTCGCAAGAGGTTTTGGTTTTTCCTGCAATATCAAATTTAAATCGACATTCAGGAAGAGTAACTATCGGAACGCAAAACGCATATCCGACTGTAAACGGCGCTTTTACGGGCGAAATAGGATATGAACAGCTAGAAGAGTTTGGCATAAAAACTATTTTGATCGGGCATAGCGAGCGACGACATATTATAGGCGAAATTCAAGAGATGCTTGTAAAAAAGTTTGATTTTTACAAAGAACTCGGTTTTAAGATTATCTACTGTGTCGGAGAGCCTCTTGAGGTTAGAGAAGCGGGACACGAAAAGATGATGGAGTATATATCCAGGCAGTATGCGGGGATAGATGTTGCATATGAAAACCTGATTATTGCGTATGAGCCTGTTTGGGCAATAGGAACGGGACTTACTCCGACCTTAGAAGATATCGTAGCCATTCATAAAGAGTTAAAAGCCAAATCAAGCGCACCTCTTCTTTATGGGGGAAGCGTGAAAGTGACAAATGCAAAAGAGGTTTTGGCACTTGATGGAGTAGACGGTATTTTAGTCGGCAGTGCGGCACTGTATGTGGAGCATTTTTGTACAATGTGCGAGTATGCAGAAATATTAGATAAATAAGTATTTGAAATTATCTGCCGCTTTATGCGGCAAGCTTTAGTGCCATAGCGGCTAGCGTAGATGACGGAATTACTTCCGACATCGTATAAAATAATATTAGAGGAGAAGATTGAATGATAATGAAGGGCAAAAAAGGTCTAATAGTAGGACTTGCAAATGACAAATCGATAGCGTACGGTATAGCAAAAGCTTGTCACGAGCAAGGTGCGGAGTTGGCGTTTACATACTTGAATGATGCGTTAAAAAAGAGAGTAGAGCCGTTGGCAGAGAGTTTTGGCAGTGATAAAGTTTATGAGCTTGATGTCTCAAACGAAGAGCATATGTCAAAAATTGCAGGTTTGATAGAGAAAGATTTCGGAAAGATTGACTTTTTAGTTCACTCTGTTGCGTTTGCCCCAAAAGAAGCACTTAGCGAGCCGTTTATGAAGACTACAAAGCAAGCGTTTGCTATTGCTATGGATATCTCCGTATACTCCTTGATAGATTTAACAAACCGTTTAGAGTCTGTTTTAAGCGATGATGCTTCTATTCTTACTCTCTCTTATCTAGGCGGCCCGAAATATATAGTAAACTACAATGTTATGGGCGTGGCAAAAGCCGCACTTGAATCAACGGTTAGATATATGGCTGTTGATTTGGGTAAAAAAGGTCAACGAGTAAATGCAATCTCTGCGGGACCTATCAGAACTCTTGCAGCTGCGGGAATCGGTGACTTTAAACAGATTCTTAATTGGAATGAGATTAATTCACCGCTAAAGAAAAATGTAACGACTGAGCAGGTCGGCAATTCGGCTATGTATCTTTTAAGTGACTTAGCATCGGGTGTTACAGGCGAAATCCACTATGTAGATGCCGGATACAACATTATGGGTATGGCTGCTGCCGAAGTCAATGAGGACGGTAAAACCGTTCTTTCTTGGGATGCGGCTAAATAAGTAATAAAAACCTCTGATTAGATTGCCGCGCTTATGTCATTGCGAGCGAAGCGCGGCAATCTCAATGACACAAGCGCGGCAATCTAAATGACAAGCGCAACTAAATTCTACTGCCTCATTTTTAATCAATTATCCACATTAATAATAAAATCAATATGTCATAATCTCTTTATCAGAAAAAGGACATGAAATGAAATTTATTAAACTTAGTTTATCAGTAGCCCTTATTACAACGATGGCATTTGCAGAGGAAGAAAAAAAATCCGATTTCGGCGTAAGTGCAAATATGGCAATTACAAGTAATTACATATGGAGAGGTATGACTCAAAGCAACAATTCTCCTGCAGTTCAGGGCGGAGTCGACTTAGAGTATAAAGGTTTATATGTAGGTGCTTGGGGATCAAATGTGGATTTTGGAGATACTAAAAACTCTTTGGAAGCAGATTTTTACGGCGGATATAAGAGTGAATTATACGGTATAGGTTTTGATATCGGCGCTATACAATATGCTTACCCTAATATGTCAAATGAGTATAACTTTGCAGAGGCATATCTCGGGATAAGTAAAGAGTGGGAAAAATTCGGCGTAAAGGCAAAGTATAGCAAGGGTATTAAAACTAACGATTTAAATCCTGAAGATTGCTGGGAAGTCGGTGCTTCGGCTAAATTACCTTACGATGTAGGATTTAGTGCTATTTACGGCGACTATCATAACATAGGCACATACTACTCCGTAGGATTAAACAGAGCCTTTGAAAAGTTTGAGTTAAGTGTAGCATATATTAATTTTAACCATGAAACTGATTCAAGTGCAGATGAAGAGAATGTCGTAGGTACGGTTACTTTTCGTTTTTAATACAAACTAGGGAGTCCATGCTCCCTATACCCTATTTTCCTATAACGGGCATCGAAGATACCTTTTGCGTATGAGACTCTGCAGTAGTTGAGTTATGCTCTTTATTATAAACTTCCATTTTATCTACATACTCTTGCAAAACAAAATTTCTATTCTCATCCTCATTTTTCTTTTTGATAGTTTCATTTTTTTCAACTGCAGGAGTCCACTCCTCTTTTACCCAACTGTCAAGCTTGCTCTGCATATAGCCGCCCTTTTTATTTTCCTGTTCCCCGGAAACACTATTTAAAGCTTTGTTTTGCGATGGGTTCGCACCGTCTACCTTGCTGCAGGAAGTCAAAAGTACGGCTGCAAGTACAGCTAATACTAAATTATACATATAAAAATCCTTTATAAATCATTAGTGGTTTTTGTAACTATCCACATATTTTGTGGCAAAAGTATACATAAATAATTCCAAAATATTATAAAAATATTAATACTTTTCTATAAGTTAATCTTAAATTAAAGATAAATGTGACATTATGCTGACAATGTATTGACATTTTGTTGACAATATGTTGGCAATTTTTAAATTTGGAGAGTTAAAATGAGATTAACGAAATTAAGTTTAATAGCAGCAATGCTAATAGGTTCAAGCGCATTTGCAATTGAAAACACAAAAGTTTCAGGCAATGCTAAATTGTATTATGGAACGCAAGATTCTGATGCCGCTAATTCACCGAGTATGTTTACTAAAGATTCAGGCTACACCAACTTTGCCGCTCGTGCAGATTTAACTACCGATTTGACAAAAGGCGTTTCTGCAGGCGTAGGTATGCAAGTAGTTACAACTTTGGGCGTTGAGCATAACTTAGTCGACAGCGTTTGGTCAAATGCTCATACTGCGGCCGGCTCTAGCGGTGCATCTTTTGCGGGTGGCGCTCAAGTTGAAAGCGCTATGTGGGTTGATGAAGTATGGCTTGCAGGCAGCGCATTTGATACTACTGTAAAAATCGGTCGTCAATCGCTTGACACACCGCTTGCTTTTACTGAAAAATGGGGTGTTGATAAAAACACTTTTGAAGCGGTTGTTTTAATCAACCAAAGCATAAAAGATACTACTTTAGTCGCTACTTACATCGGCAAATCAAACGGCAGTGCAGATGATAGAGCAAGTGTGCGAGAAGGCGGTGCGG
The genomic region above belongs to Sulfurimonas sp. and contains:
- a CDS encoding ArsS family sensor histidine kinase, encoding MRQHAVLITVLFALTVTLVSVSIVFWKFFQLNKQHYIDHIFTKHAIITQIFRQHEQEVTSQIMLEANLAIYDFVLEKDRKVIDVILKNAKVLKKKDFKSIDASLMLSEKGLYTKKVVTELKANMLEFNQKIYFYLESPSSSVLILDEELKPYKYWSVAYAYLLIIAILTFSFALILQKLRPLIRLRKKIALYGNGDMNVSFKTKGCDEISLISNELESTREKINNILDSRTLFLRNIMHELKTPIAKGTIATQMLESQKQRDRFSSIFGRLESLINEFALIEEVTSLGDKTEVKEYRLVDIIDGAIDMAMIERSSVTIEVDATHKINVNYRLYTTAIKNMIDNGIKYSTDAHVKILIKNNELSFESKGACIAHPLQYYIEPFTKDNPSKNSFGLGLYLVDSILKAHGQVLAHEYENGLNRFIFV
- a CDS encoding DUF2442 domain-containing protein translates to MSGLIKGKEVHFDDAYLHVKLDDDRIISTPMDWYKPLKNATLAQLKNYKLICLNSGIEWEELDYHLSIESMFYISQSNAA
- the nadD gene encoding nicotinate (nicotinamide) nucleotide adenylyltransferase, whose protein sequence is MDTIALFGGSFDPPHIGHTAIVEALREFKDIDKVIVMPTFLNPFKSQFYASASLRVKWLKEIFSDYKNVEVSEYEVLQEKKVPTIETVKHLLKSYKKIYLVIGADNLASLHEWHRYNELRDLVTFIVVPRDGIEISQEFLRLNVNEKVSSTKLREKIEISKLPKKCAKEIYNFYTE
- the fabI gene encoding enoyl-ACP reductase FabI, which produces MIMKGKKGLIVGLANDKSIAYGIAKACHEQGAELAFTYLNDALKKRVEPLAESFGSDKVYELDVSNEEHMSKIAGLIEKDFGKIDFLVHSVAFAPKEALSEPFMKTTKQAFAIAMDISVYSLIDLTNRLESVLSDDASILTLSYLGGPKYIVNYNVMGVAKAALESTVRYMAVDLGKKGQRVNAISAGPIRTLAAAGIGDFKQILNWNEINSPLKKNVTTEQVGNSAMYLLSDLASGVTGEIHYVDAGYNIMGMAAAEVNEDGKTVLSWDAAK
- a CDS encoding phosphoglycerate kinase encodes the protein MELLNIKNLDLAGKKVFIRCDFNVPMDEFGNISDDRRIRSALSTINYCLDHGCAVVLASHLGRPDGQVVAKYSLLPVARRIHHLLKREVALAQDVIGEDALSKAAALKSGEVLLLENLRYEEGETKNDAELSKKLASMADFYINDAFGVSHRAHSSVEGITHYFDNKHKAAGFLLQKEIEFLGKIIQNPVRPFAAIIGGSKVSGKLEALINLLPRVDKVLIGGGMAFTFLKKLGYDIGASLVEDDLLEEAGRVMQEATRLGVKFYLPVDVVAAEKFSEDAISKLVSVQEIPEGWMGLDIGPATVRLYREVLSDVQTVLWNGPMGVYEMDRFARGSNKIANFVADSYATTIVGGGDTADLVQRIGVDDEMTFISTGGGASLELLEGKILPGVASLMIEED
- the mltF gene encoding membrane-bound lytic murein transglycosylase MltF; amino-acid sequence: MKKSTIAFFAIYFFIFGWISHTLYQGVQKETKTKTLKKIKDGGVLNVALLNSSSTYYIGSDGSKGFEYDLLDAYSKHLGVKLNITTANTTKEALELSKNPDIHITSAALSKTKEREKIFNFGPSYFEAQEQVVCHKKMMLNGKFPNNVDDLTGLKIVVGEGTSYNETIELLKAEGLDINATYTSEYSTEELIAQVDSSEIDCTIVDSNIYVLNQRYFPNIALAFDISNRTQQAWVLAQDITELKEDMYSWLNSFSQSGDMARLKDRYYSYVLFFNYNDTAMFNEKAKTVLPKYEKYFQEASTKYEIPFSLLASLSYQESHWNENARSDTGVRGLMMLTQDTAEHLGVRDRVDPKQSILGGAKHLNQIMKAVSNEVVGEDRLKFALVAYNIGEAHVLDAQKLAQQIGLNQNSWADLKKVLPLLSQKKYHTTLKHGYARGSEAVKYVEAVYSYMDILQKNSGEKSLNKAGVKNP
- a CDS encoding response regulator transcription factor; this encodes MKKILMIEDDLELAEILTEYLGQFKFEVVTEDDPFKAVSILKLEPFDLVILDLTLPGMDGLEVCEAIRERQDIPIIISSARSDVTDKVKALELGADDYIPKPYDPRELEARIHSVLRRYEAKSQQKEESKSDFKCDTSSMMITYKGRNIDLTNAEFGILSYMIAKQGLVVSREDLIHNVNAINEDSSNKSIDVMVGRIRNKLGDKSLIESVRGVGYKLLK
- a CDS encoding TorF family putative porin → MKFIKLSLSVALITTMAFAEEEKKSDFGVSANMAITSNYIWRGMTQSNNSPAVQGGVDLEYKGLYVGAWGSNVDFGDTKNSLEADFYGGYKSELYGIGFDIGAIQYAYPNMSNEYNFAEAYLGISKEWEKFGVKAKYSKGIKTNDLNPEDCWEVGASAKLPYDVGFSAIYGDYHNIGTYYSVGLNRAFEKFELSVAYINFNHETDSSADEENVVGTVTFRF
- the rsfS gene encoding ribosome silencing factor, with translation MQNRIEKITEVLDKNKAENIEVFDLREKNYFVDYAIIASSLGSRHTTALLDHLKNELKPAEKFNNVDESSDWIVVDLGDILIHIMTPEYRVKYDMESFLSSLADGKEGASL
- a CDS encoding triose-phosphate isomerase; the encoded protein is MIIAANLKTNLTREKSVKYIKEVENFLEKNSISQEVLVFPAISNLNRHSGRVTIGTQNAYPTVNGAFTGEIGYEQLEEFGIKTILIGHSERRHIIGEIQEMLVKKFDFYKELGFKIIYCVGEPLEVREAGHEKMMEYISRQYAGIDVAYENLIIAYEPVWAIGTGLTPTLEDIVAIHKELKAKSSAPLLYGGSVKVTNAKEVLALDGVDGILVGSAALYVEHFCTMCEYAEILDK
- the gap gene encoding type I glyceraldehyde-3-phosphate dehydrogenase; the protein is MALKIAINGFGRIGRCVARIAAMRDDVEIVAINDTASMDMMLYLLKNDSVHGTFSSSVEQLDDENISINGKNIRVFSDRDPKNLKFAECGAEIVLECTGVFLSQEDAQIHIDNGIKKVLFSAPAKDDTPTFVMGVNEHLYAGQSIVSNASCTTNCLGPIAKVLDDAFGIQKGLMTTIHSYTNDQNILDVKHSKDKRRARAGAINMIPTTTGAAKAIGLVLPQLQGKLHGQSVRVPTPNVSMVDLNVVVNKKTTKQEINAVMNEAANTTLKGILLIDKEMRVSQDFVGCEYSSIVAEDLTQVIDGDMVKVMAWYDNEWGYSTRLIDMALHISK